In Halapricum desulfuricans, a single window of DNA contains:
- a CDS encoding dolichyl-phosphate hexose transferase — protein sequence MSEYTFDDLAVVMGTYDEEAAIGTVLDDIERVTDGRASVACVDSSSDRTPEIAREKGARVIEQEPQGYGVAVERALRAADRPVVVTTDCDDTYPMERLPDFLAAINDGADVVSGDRLSRGAETMPRFNRLGNHLFAAIASALVGSRVRDTTTGMRAYRTSVIEGIEWTENTGLSAELLLRPLCRGYDVREIEIDYRERAGETTLDPVSGGAEIAGSILRVGMQERLR from the coding sequence ATGAGCGAGTACACCTTCGACGACCTCGCGGTCGTCATGGGAACGTACGACGAAGAGGCGGCGATCGGCACAGTGCTCGACGATATCGAGCGCGTGACCGACGGGCGGGCGTCGGTCGCCTGTGTCGACAGCTCCAGCGACCGAACGCCGGAGATCGCCCGCGAGAAGGGGGCGCGGGTCATCGAACAGGAACCACAGGGATACGGCGTCGCCGTCGAGCGCGCGCTGCGCGCGGCCGACCGACCGGTCGTGGTCACGACTGACTGCGACGACACCTATCCCATGGAGCGACTGCCGGACTTCCTGGCGGCGATCAACGACGGCGCGGACGTCGTCAGCGGCGACCGCCTCTCGCGCGGGGCCGAGACGATGCCGCGGTTCAACCGACTCGGCAACCACCTGTTCGCCGCGATCGCGAGCGCGCTGGTCGGGAGCCGCGTCCGCGATACGACGACGGGGATGCGCGCCTACCGGACGTCCGTCATCGAGGGCATCGAGTGGACCGAGAACACCGGCCTCTCCGCGGAACTGCTGTTGCGACCGCTGTGTCGGGGCTACGACGTCCGCGAGATCGAGATCGACTATCGGGAGCGAGCGGGCGAGACGACACTGGATCCGGTCTCCGGCGGGGCCGAGATCGCCGGCTCGATCCTGCGGGTCGGGATGCAGGAACGACTGCGGTGA
- a CDS encoding gluconate 2-dehydrogenase subunit 3 family protein: MINETDESVTHETDEQANGAEDDTTRLTRRDAVIALGAAGVGAAGLGALAWDDLGDETADGPTDRDEPGGRETIVAAAEALYPERVTGIDSFVESYVVGRIQDRSAYFDGVRAAARRLDEYARHWDDRPFAELDRGARQDVFDEYGLDDSEPDPSGSERERARYYLINELLFAFYSSPTGGSLVGLENPPGHPGGLDSYQRGPDE; this comes from the coding sequence ATGATAAACGAGACGGACGAGTCCGTGACACACGAGACTGACGAGCAGGCGAACGGAGCGGAAGACGACACCACGCGTCTCACGCGACGGGACGCGGTGATCGCGCTCGGTGCGGCCGGCGTCGGAGCCGCCGGACTCGGCGCGCTGGCGTGGGACGATCTCGGCGACGAGACCGCCGACGGGCCGACGGATCGGGACGAGCCCGGAGGGCGCGAGACGATCGTCGCTGCCGCCGAGGCGCTGTATCCCGAGCGGGTGACGGGGATCGACTCGTTCGTCGAGAGCTACGTCGTAGGCCGGATCCAGGACCGATCGGCGTACTTCGACGGCGTCCGGGCGGCCGCCCGACGGCTCGACGAGTACGCTCGCCACTGGGACGATCGGCCGTTCGCCGAACTCGACCGGGGGGCCCGACAGGACGTGTTCGACGAGTATGGACTGGACGACAGCGAGCCGGACCCCAGCGGGAGCGAGCGCGAGCGCGCCCGGTATTACCTGATCAACGAGTTGCTCTTTGCCTTCTACTCGTCGCCGACCGGCGGATCGCTGGTGGGACTGGAGAACCCGCCCGGCCATCCCGGCGGTCTCGACTCGTATCAGCGCGGGCCGGACGAGTGA
- a CDS encoding ArnT family glycosyltransferase has protein sequence MAGVETTARRLLATVREQTRDPETRWRIAVALLAAIGGATVLLLATRVFPYHSLNHDEGVYLQQARMLLDGQLFLRPPVPEAFRPWFFVESPEGMYSKYSPVVPALYAPALALGVPRATLALVGAGIVALVTAIGAELFDRPTGLLAGVAVLASPLFLINAATFLPYAPTTLLNLLFAFSYLRADRTGSRRLAAAAGGAIGLAFFARPYTAVLFAAPFVLHALWTLRTRERDVWLRQVTVAVVGLVGVAAALGYNAVVTGSALEFPYHAFAPRDGVGFGTRELLGREIEYTPELAARSNARALETFARDWAPAGLLGVATAAVGLVVALRRRTPRRLALAGLVVSIPVGEAYFWGTLNVLGEIGDPGDGLIASLGPYYHFDLLVPLSLFAALALRTAGSRAWTVLDRRLDPHKALSASLALAAVVAAVGGAAVVTTATDPIDRNRAVTDHYEAAYEPFEEQSFENALVFLPQPYGPWLNHPFQPLQNDAGYDGPAVYALEERPFEVVDSFPDRNLYRYSFRNPWPPIAGEPVEPRLRPIRLAEGDAVSLSIAAGLPTYAQSVSIVLESDDSRERTAVAAGDELALALAVGDGAATLDGPGIEQPVRVPVEGRATVDLELFVDYGTGAGFSYALSLPVETGDGTTRALSPRLQLCELAHRCDGAAAYVPGETRQGQFLHTTFEVTKQ, from the coding sequence ATGGCGGGCGTCGAGACGACCGCACGCCGTCTGCTCGCTACCGTCCGCGAGCAGACGCGCGATCCCGAGACGCGGTGGCGAATAGCTGTCGCACTGCTCGCGGCGATCGGCGGTGCGACCGTTCTCCTGCTCGCGACGCGGGTGTTCCCCTACCACTCGCTGAACCACGACGAGGGCGTCTACCTCCAGCAGGCCCGGATGTTGCTCGACGGGCAGCTCTTTCTCCGACCGCCCGTCCCCGAGGCGTTCCGGCCGTGGTTCTTCGTCGAGAGCCCCGAGGGGATGTACTCGAAGTACTCGCCGGTCGTCCCGGCGTTGTACGCGCCGGCGCTCGCGCTCGGGGTGCCGCGAGCGACGCTCGCGCTCGTCGGCGCGGGAATCGTCGCGCTCGTCACCGCGATCGGTGCGGAACTGTTCGACCGGCCGACCGGACTGCTCGCCGGCGTCGCCGTGCTCGCCTCGCCGCTGTTCCTGATAAACGCGGCGACGTTTCTGCCGTACGCGCCGACGACGCTGCTGAACCTGCTCTTCGCGTTCTCGTATCTCCGGGCCGACCGGACCGGGAGCCGCCGGCTCGCAGCGGCCGCAGGGGGCGCGATCGGGCTGGCGTTTTTCGCCCGGCCCTACACCGCCGTGCTGTTCGCCGCCCCGTTCGTGCTCCACGCGCTGTGGACGCTGCGCACCCGCGAGCGCGACGTGTGGCTCCGGCAGGTGACCGTCGCGGTTGTCGGGCTGGTCGGGGTCGCCGCCGCGCTGGGGTACAACGCCGTCGTCACCGGCTCCGCACTGGAGTTTCCCTATCACGCGTTCGCCCCGCGAGACGGGGTCGGGTTCGGCACGCGCGAGTTGCTCGGCCGCGAGATCGAGTACACCCCGGAACTCGCCGCGCGGTCGAACGCCCGCGCGCTGGAGACGTTCGCGAGAGACTGGGCTCCGGCCGGCCTGCTCGGAGTCGCCACCGCCGCTGTCGGACTCGTGGTCGCGCTCCGCCGTCGGACGCCGCGGCGGCTGGCGCTCGCCGGACTGGTCGTCTCGATCCCGGTCGGCGAGGCGTACTTCTGGGGGACGCTGAACGTCCTCGGTGAGATCGGCGACCCGGGCGACGGGCTGATCGCCTCCCTCGGGCCGTACTACCACTTCGACTTGCTCGTGCCGCTGTCGCTGTTCGCGGCGCTCGCGCTCCGGACTGCCGGATCGCGCGCGTGGACGGTGCTCGACCGGCGGCTCGATCCGCACAAGGCGCTGTCGGCGTCGCTAGCGCTCGCGGCGGTCGTCGCCGCGGTCGGCGGAGCGGCGGTCGTCACGACCGCGACCGACCCCATCGATCGCAACCGGGCGGTCACCGACCACTACGAGGCCGCCTACGAACCCTTCGAGGAGCAGTCCTTCGAGAACGCGCTGGTCTTTCTCCCCCAACCGTACGGCCCGTGGCTGAACCACCCCTTCCAGCCGCTGCAGAACGACGCCGGCTACGACGGACCGGCGGTCTACGCGCTCGAGGAACGCCCCTTCGAGGTGGTCGACTCGTTCCCGGATCGGAACCTGTATCGGTACAGTTTCCGGAACCCGTGGCCGCCGATCGCGGGCGAGCCGGTCGAGCCGCGACTCCGGCCGATACGCCTCGCCGAAGGGGACGCAGTCTCACTCTCGATCGCCGCCGGCCTGCCGACGTACGCCCAGAGCGTGTCGATCGTGCTCGAGAGCGACGATAGCCGCGAGCGAACGGCGGTTGCCGCCGGGGACGAACTCGCGCTTGCACTGGCGGTGGGCGACGGAGCGGCCACGCTCGACGGCCCAGGGATCGAGCAACCGGTACGCGTCCCGGTCGAGGGGCGCGCGACGGTCGATCTCGAACTGTTCGTCGACTACGGGACCGGGGCCGGGTTCAGCTACGCGCTCTCACTGCCGGTCGAGACGGGCGACGGGACGACACGCGCGTTGTCGCCGCGACTCCAGCTGTGTGAGCTGGCACATCGCTGTGACGGTGCGGCCGCCTACGTGCCGGGCGAGACGCGCCAGGGGCAGTTTCTGCATACGACGTTCGAGGTGACCAAACAATGA